The sequence TTGTCGCAAATGGTTGTTTCCGGCAAAGCTTGCAAATCGGGCTCCCAGCTTCTCAAACCAGCGCTGATTCCTTCTGTGATATTCGAGAAATCCATGATGATGGTGTTATTGGGGTTCTACTCTTTTTAAACTTTCCGGATCATCTCCAAGATGCTTCTCCATCACCGGCATAAAACGCCCTACGATTGTTGTCTTCAATTTGCTAACCGTGCGGAAACCATAGCTGAGGTAAAAAGCTTCCGAATTGGGGTCAGCATCCAACACCACTTTTTTAAATCCGTCACCCTCAACACGCATCATAAAATCGTTAAGCAGGTAATTACCGAAGCCACGACCAATAAAGGCGGGTTCGACAAACAGATTATCGAGCTTGACTGTCCCCGAAGCAACAGTTCGATAGGCGTAGTAGCCCACCAACTCTTCATCGGCGAACAGCTTGAACGCTGTGCTTTCGGCCAGGTATTCCGTCGTAATTCGAAGTTCATCACGCCAGGCCTCCATTTGCTCGGGGCTATAATTCCAGTAAGCTTTCGACCGAAAAGTCAAATCGGTTAGCACCTGGGCATCGGTGCTCTGTACTTTTTCAATAGTTAGATTCATGCTTAAACTTATCCATAAGTTCTGAAAATTCAAACTTTCAACATACTAAAAACCAAACGCTCAGCCCCTCCGCTTCCGACCGATTAAAATTAGATCCGTGCTGATTCGGCCATCCGGCGCTTGATAGTCCTGCCGAACCGAATGCTCGATTTCAATTCCGGCCTCTCGCAGCAATTCTTCGAGCGATGCCTTCAAATGATAATTGAAAAACACCTCACTGTCGCCCGAAAAACTGGTCGGTTCAAAACCGGCGTTGTCCGAATCTCCCTCCATGGTGCTGATGTAAATCAATCCGCCCGGTGATATCTGCGCTGCACAATCGACAATCAGCTTTTGGGTATCTTCAGCAGACAAAAAGGGTAGACAAAACGAGCACATTACCAGATCGAATTGCCTTTTCAACGCTCGGATTTTTCGAACATCCATCACGCGAAAATCAACTGACGGCAGCGAACGACGTGCAATCTCAATCATCCGGGGTGCCAAGTCGATTGCCGTGATTTGAGCATCCGGAAAATGGCCATGCAGAAATCCGGTTATATTTCCCGGACCGCAGCCCAGCTCCAAAATACTCGAAACCGGCTCGGGTGCCAAACTCACAAAAAGGTCCAAATGCACCTGGTACGAATCAATATTCTTGAAACGCTCATTGAACTCGTCCGCGAACTCATTAAAGCGCTGAACAGAGATGTCAAAATTTTCTTTCATGAGTTTAAACGACCTATTTTCTGCCATCTTTCCGGTTATATTGACTCCAGCCTCCGGCGGCAATCCCAGCTCCTCCTAAAACAGGGCCATAGGCAACCAGATAAGAATTACCGGTATTGATATACCCCAGATAGGTGCCAAGTGTCACAATAATTCCAACAACTGAAATCACCAGCCCGACAGCAATCAGTTCCCGGGCTTTTTGATTTCGACTCTTTTTCACGTCCCCCCGGAGAATCTGGTTGTCAATCAATCGAATAATTACCCGGATATCTTCTTCCGCCACTCCCTCCGACGCTAATCGACTCCGAATCTCTCCAAAACTCATCCCCTCTTGTTTTAACACCAAGTACTTATCGTATAATTCTTTACTACTCGCCATTTATTTATGCTTTGTTTTTATTGATCCATTCAACTTACTTCTATTCGCGTCGACTTCAAAGTCGAGCCCGAGTGGTATTCTTTAACCCTGATTTCTTTTTATAGACATATGATGCCTCCGGCATCTTCATCTTCAATCCATTGAAAAAGATGTTCCGTCTTATACTCCACCTCAAATGCTTTCAGGAAAGCAAGATATTCTTCTTTAAATGTCTTCCTTTTGTGATGTTCTTTCTGAGATTGAATATACTGGATCACATCCGACAACTGAGAACGACTGTATGAAAATGCTCCAAATCCTTCCTGCCAACGAAAACGAAATTTTGTAAATTCTTTCTCTTTGAGAAAATCGTTGGACGATTTTTTAATTTCCCGAACAAGATCCGACAAGCAACAGCTCGGTCGCATACCAATTAAAAAATGAATGTGGTCGGCAGTTCCATTTATGGCCAGGAGCTTTTGCCCTTTATTCGAAACTATGCCGGTGATGTATTTAAACAATTCTTCCTCCCAATCTCGGTGAATTAAAGCATTTCGATTTTGAACAGCAAAAACAACCTGAATATAAATTTGTGAAAAAGTATCAGCCATATTGTATTTTCAATTTAACGAGATGAAATCCGGAGGATTTTAATGTTTGTAGCATTTGAGCAAAGTGGAAAACTATACGACTCCAGCTGGAGTCGTATTCCTATTGCTTCAACCTAATTCCTTTCTACAAACATTTGATGCCTCCGGCATCGAATATTCTATGAAAAGCTACTCCCTTGAAATCGGAATCAACATCACTTCAACTCGAAACGCACAAGCAAATCGTATTTCAACTCCATCTTTTCAAACTCAATATTAGGGGGTGCTGACGATCCATAAATTGTGCTCTTCGCCCCTCTAACACGGACTCCGGCAACAGCTCCGGTTAATGCAAACGATGCATTCGTTCCATTGTCCGAAATATACAATGCCCGGCCAGTCTCCTGCCCCAATGCTTGAGCCAGCGCATCTGCCTTCGACTTGGCGGCCTTGATTGCCTCCACTTTTACTTCGTCTCGGTATTTCTCGATAGAGCTGTTATCCAGCTTATCGATCGAAATATTGGAGATTCCCAATTCTCCCAATTCCAAATACACCTGTCCTACTGTTTTAGCGTCATGCACCAGCAGCTGATATTCTTTGCTCATCAAAATATCTGTTTTTCGCAACAGGTAAAACTGGAAGTTGCTCACAAAATCTCTGACCACCAATTCCTTTTCTACATCAATCCCAATCTCCTCCAGCTTAGAATACATCTCGCCCTCCACTTCCGACAACGTCTTCCCCTTTATCTCTTTCTCATTCAACAATATTTTAAGATAAATGAGATCGGGCGCAACCTGTTTCTCGGCATGACCACCGACCTCAATGTAATTCTGGTCGATAAAATTTTTCCCTGACTCTTGTGCTTCTACCATACCAATGCTAAGAATTAGCAAAAGGATTGAGAGTAATTTCTTCATTTTAGGTGATTTTAGGCTTTGTACAAATCTGTTTTTTCGTTTTCAATTTAACATTTTTGTTGTTTCATTTCACAAACCAGCTGATTTTGTTTTTAGCATTTGATCAAAAAAATTATGCATCCCATAAAAAAATAAAAAATCCGATCTTTAATAAAAGACCGGATCTACTTCCTTAAGTTTTAGAACAACTTGCTATCAATCCATCGAATGGATCCCAATCATGTTGCCTTCGGTATCGGCAGCCAAGGTTATAAAACCATACTCGCCAATCGACATTTTGGGACGAATGACTTTTCCGCCAGCGCTGGCCACGCGAGCTTCTTCAACACTGCAATCGGCACTGGCAAAATACACGATGGTACTATTTCCGCCAGCGGGCACGCCTTCCATCCGTACCAAAGCACCCGACACACGACCCTTAACTTCCATATCGCCGGGGAAAGCCATCATTTGAAGCTCGTCATCGGTCGGGCTTTTCAAAGGTGCTAACTCGGTTTCGAACACTGTTTCATAAAATTTTTGAGCGCGTAGCATATCATCCACATAAATCTCGAACCACACAACCGGATTTTGAATTTTCATAGCATCTAAGTTTTATTGTTTCCAAACGATAAGTTACGCTGATTTTCTACGAGTTAAAAATTATACTGTTCAACCTGATGCGGGATTTCGCAAAACATATCAAAACAAAAAACCGGCTATGTGTAACCGGTTTATTGGGGAATAGGAAAAAATAAAGTTGGACTTTTTGTCCTTGAAACGGGATTCTGT is a genomic window of Mangrovibacterium diazotrophicum containing:
- a CDS encoding GNAT family N-acetyltransferase: MNLTIEKVQSTDAQVLTDLTFRSKAYWNYSPEQMEAWRDELRITTEYLAESTAFKLFADEELVGYYAYRTVASGTVKLDNLFVEPAFIGRGFGNYLLNDFMMRVEGDGFKKVVLDADPNSEAFYLSYGFRTVSKLKTTIVGRFMPVMEKHLGDDPESLKRVEPQ
- the tnpA gene encoding IS200/IS605 family transposase, whose amino-acid sequence is MADTFSQIYIQVVFAVQNRNALIHRDWEEELFKYITGIVSNKGQKLLAINGTADHIHFLIGMRPSCCLSDLVREIKKSSNDFLKEKEFTKFRFRWQEGFGAFSYSRSQLSDVIQYIQSQKEHHKRKTFKEEYLAFLKAFEVEYKTEHLFQWIEDEDAGGIICL
- a CDS encoding VOC family protein: MKIQNPVVWFEIYVDDMLRAQKFYETVFETELAPLKSPTDDELQMMAFPGDMEVKGRVSGALVRMEGVPAGGNSTIVYFASADCSVEEARVASAGGKVIRPKMSIGEYGFITLAADTEGNMIGIHSMD
- a CDS encoding SIMPL domain-containing protein, which produces MKKLLSILLLILSIGMVEAQESGKNFIDQNYIEVGGHAEKQVAPDLIYLKILLNEKEIKGKTLSEVEGEMYSKLEEIGIDVEKELVVRDFVSNFQFYLLRKTDILMSKEYQLLVHDAKTVGQVYLELGELGISNISIDKLDNSSIEKYRDEVKVEAIKAAKSKADALAQALGQETGRALYISDNGTNASFALTGAVAGVRVRGAKSTIYGSSAPPNIEFEKMELKYDLLVRFELK
- a CDS encoding class I SAM-dependent methyltransferase is translated as MKENFDISVQRFNEFADEFNERFKNIDSYQVHLDLFVSLAPEPVSSILELGCGPGNITGFLHGHFPDAQITAIDLAPRMIEIARRSLPSVDFRVMDVRKIRALKRQFDLVMCSFCLPFLSAEDTQKLIVDCAAQISPGGLIYISTMEGDSDNAGFEPTSFSGDSEVFFNYHLKASLEELLREAGIEIEHSVRQDYQAPDGRISTDLILIGRKRRG